One window of the Natronomonas marina genome contains the following:
- a CDS encoding IS630 family transposase: protein MTGREKEVVRHLSEEDLDRLLTETDDVKQHERLVFIKRLYKGATLAEAADDVGRSEGTADNWVERWNEGGLGKLTPNFGGGRPPKLGEAEQQRLIERLREGQPWKKQEIQHLLNEEFNIEYHPHYLPTFLDNLGLSYAIPRTKRPDRPDDAEGILDERVEYAFDEDADDQPHNKREKDQDDEDWDRDEDIRTDGGTVIGFFDLSHPQPWDNSQRMYTVDDPHITRPLVKIDTPAAGFYALNGESVLSFPPNQEKEQICECFETIREQNPRTRILLVLDNFSSHICKYTRKRAHELGIDLVFLPVGSPHLNPIEPVWKSLKWESSPLIVEDEDEYRTLLDDLFEELTEQLSFAASWIDNHLSGFLNKIR from the coding sequence ATGACTGGCCGTGAGAAAGAAGTTGTACGCCACCTGAGCGAGGAAGACCTGGATAGACTGCTCACGGAAACTGACGACGTGAAGCAACACGAACGGCTCGTGTTCATCAAACGGCTATACAAGGGAGCGACGCTCGCTGAAGCCGCTGATGACGTTGGGCGATCAGAGGGGACAGCTGACAACTGGGTCGAACGCTGGAATGAAGGAGGACTGGGCAAACTCACGCCGAACTTCGGGGGCGGCAGGCCCCCGAAGCTCGGCGAGGCCGAACAGCAGCGACTGATCGAGCGACTCCGTGAGGGCCAGCCCTGGAAAAAACAGGAGATTCAGCATCTCCTCAACGAGGAATTCAATATCGAGTATCATCCACACTATCTACCGACGTTTCTGGACAACCTCGGCCTCTCGTACGCTATTCCACGGACGAAACGTCCTGATCGACCAGACGACGCCGAAGGGATTCTCGACGAACGCGTCGAGTACGCGTTCGACGAGGATGCCGACGATCAGCCTCACAACAAACGAGAGAAAGATCAAGACGACGAAGACTGGGACCGTGACGAGGATATTCGAACAGATGGTGGCACAGTCATCGGGTTTTTCGACCTGTCACATCCACAGCCGTGGGACAATTCTCAGCGGATGTACACAGTTGATGACCCACACATCACCCGGCCGCTGGTGAAAATCGACACACCAGCGGCCGGGTTCTATGCACTCAACGGTGAGAGTGTACTGTCGTTTCCGCCGAACCAGGAGAAAGAACAGATCTGTGAGTGCTTCGAGACGATCCGCGAGCAGAATCCGCGTACCCGGATTCTGCTCGTTTTAGATAACTTCTCATCTCACATTTGCAAGTACACTCGCAAGCGTGCCCACGAACTAGGAATTGATCTCGTATTCCTTCCGGTTGGATCGCCGCATCTCAATCCAATCGAGCCAGTCTGGAAAAGTCTCAAGTGGGAGTCATCACCGCTGATTGTCGAAGATGAAGACGAGTACCGAACACTCCTTGACGATCTGTTCGAAGAACTGACCGAGCAACTGAGCTTCGCTGCATCGTGGATTGACAATCACCTCAGTGGATTCCTCAATAAGATCCGCTAA
- a CDS encoding chorismate mutase: MGLDELRTEIRTIDREIVELIAQRTYVAESIAEVKRQQGMPTTDESQEEAVMERAGENAEQFDVDANLVKAIFRLLIELNKVEQRESR; the protein is encoded by the coding sequence ATGGGTCTCGACGAACTCCGGACGGAGATACGGACCATCGACCGCGAGATAGTCGAGCTAATCGCCCAGCGGACCTACGTCGCCGAGAGCATCGCCGAGGTCAAACGCCAGCAGGGGATGCCGACGACCGACGAGTCCCAGGAGGAGGCGGTCATGGAGCGGGCCGGCGAGAACGCCGAGCAGTTCGACGTCGACGCCAACCTGGTGAAGGCCATCTTCCGGCTGCTCATCGAGCTGAACAAGGTGGAGCAGCGAGAGTCTAGGTAA
- a CDS encoding shikimate kinase, with translation MEGRAAAPAAGTVLNALANGYGAAFAIDAHTEATVELDETGEVTGEIAGAPEADTRLIERCVEVVVEQFGDGEGGHVRTESDVPMASGLKSSSAAANAAVLAALSALDATDEIAREDACRLGVDAAREVGVTVTGAFDDASASMLGGVTVTDNTEDALLRRDEPDWDVLVYTPDERAFSADADVARCERIAPTADVVYELAADGDYERAMGVNGFAFCAALGYPADPIVEAMPEAAASLSGTGPSYTAVGDRETLVELRDVWEKREGHTWLTTTQHTGATTL, from the coding sequence ATGGAAGGTCGCGCAGCCGCCCCCGCGGCAGGGACCGTGCTGAACGCCCTGGCGAACGGCTACGGCGCCGCCTTCGCCATCGACGCCCACACGGAGGCGACCGTCGAACTCGACGAGACGGGCGAGGTGACCGGCGAGATAGCCGGCGCGCCGGAGGCCGACACGCGACTGATCGAGCGTTGCGTCGAGGTAGTCGTCGAGCAGTTCGGCGACGGTGAAGGCGGCCACGTCCGCACCGAGAGCGACGTGCCGATGGCCTCGGGACTGAAGTCCTCGAGCGCCGCCGCCAACGCCGCGGTGCTGGCGGCGCTGTCGGCGCTGGACGCGACCGACGAGATCGCCCGCGAGGACGCCTGCCGGCTGGGCGTCGACGCCGCCCGCGAGGTCGGCGTCACCGTCACGGGCGCCTTCGACGACGCCTCCGCGTCGATGCTCGGCGGCGTGACCGTCACGGACAACACCGAAGACGCCCTGCTCCGGCGGGACGAACCCGACTGGGACGTGCTGGTCTACACGCCCGACGAGCGGGCGTTCTCAGCGGACGCCGACGTCGCGCGGTGCGAGCGAATCGCGCCGACCGCCGACGTGGTCTACGAACTCGCCGCCGACGGCGACTACGAGCGGGCGATGGGCGTCAACGGCTTCGCCTTCTGTGCGGCGCTGGGGTACCCGGCCGACCCCATCGTCGAGGCGATGCCCGAAGCGGCGGCGTCGCTGTCTGGCACCGGGCCGAGTTACACCGCCGTCGGCGACCGGGAGACGCTGGTCGAGTTGCGCGACGTCTGGGAGAAGCGAGAGGGACACACATGGTTGACAACGACACAACACACGGGAGCGACGACGCTGTGA
- a CDS encoding DUF5796 family protein, which translates to MPQRSDIAPETLRVSLEPEGVEVEYLDDRSVFYHGVPEKREGSVVCGPGKDVHVLVTSPDEREGVMVYVNDRNTHDEILESTGVGRVLLDGGEETSLFPGVEAENHGYRIEVTADPEAARGRVFVFAEDEMGEAAYEIVGSEADQREVSNGASGERERPASGEGDGEPSEGTDEGGE; encoded by the coding sequence ATGCCCCAGCGAAGCGACATCGCCCCCGAGACGCTCCGCGTCTCGCTCGAACCGGAGGGTGTCGAGGTGGAGTACCTCGACGACCGGTCGGTCTTCTACCACGGCGTTCCCGAGAAACGCGAGGGGTCGGTCGTCTGTGGCCCGGGCAAGGACGTGCACGTCCTCGTCACCTCGCCGGACGAACGGGAGGGGGTGATGGTGTACGTCAACGACCGCAACACCCACGACGAGATACTCGAGTCGACGGGCGTCGGCCGCGTCCTACTCGACGGCGGCGAGGAGACGTCGCTGTTCCCCGGCGTCGAGGCGGAGAACCACGGCTACCGAATCGAGGTGACGGCCGACCCCGAGGCCGCCCGCGGGCGCGTGTTCGTCTTCGCCGAGGACGAGATGGGAGAGGCTGCCTACGAGATAGTGGGCAGCGAGGCCGACCAGCGGGAGGTCTCGAACGGGGCGAGCGGGGAGCGCGAGCGACCCGCGAGCGGCGAGGGCGACGGGGAACCCAGCGAAGGGACCGACGAAGGGGGCGAGTGA
- a CDS encoding DUF7508 domain-containing protein, whose protein sequence is MPLRKPWKPLERATVDSVPDSYGIYELGDEAGNVVAVEAGPLRDELKEAIAYGDGSQVRWEATPNRTAAERLLEEHRERL, encoded by the coding sequence ATGCCGCTGCGAAAGCCCTGGAAACCGCTTGAGCGGGCCACCGTCGACTCGGTTCCCGACAGCTACGGCATCTACGAACTCGGCGACGAGGCGGGTAACGTCGTCGCAGTCGAGGCGGGTCCGCTCCGGGACGAACTGAAGGAGGCCATCGCGTACGGCGACGGGTCGCAGGTCCGCTGGGAGGCGACCCCGAACCGCACCGCGGCCGAGCGACTCCTCGAAGAACACAGAGAGCGGCTGTAG
- a CDS encoding translation initiation factor IF-2 subunit beta, which translates to MDYEEQLDRAIESSPDIEGSESRFSLPEPNVRQEGNVTVYENFQSTLDTLDREDTHVMKYLQNELGTSANIDERGRLRLTGEFRTSRVREAMEEYADAYVLCSECGLPDTRLETENGAKVLRCEACGARSPAGN; encoded by the coding sequence ATGGATTACGAGGAGCAACTCGACCGTGCGATCGAGTCGTCACCGGACATCGAGGGCTCGGAGAGTCGGTTCTCGCTCCCGGAGCCGAACGTCCGACAGGAGGGCAACGTCACGGTCTACGAGAACTTCCAGTCGACGCTGGACACGCTGGACCGCGAGGACACCCACGTCATGAAGTACCTCCAAAACGAGCTCGGCACCAGCGCGAACATCGACGAGCGGGGCCGTCTCCGGCTGACGGGCGAGTTCCGCACGAGTCGTGTCCGGGAGGCCATGGAGGAGTACGCCGACGCCTACGTCCTCTGTTCGGAGTGCGGGCTGCCGGACACGCGACTGGAGACGGAGAACGGCGCGAAGGTACTGCGGTGTGAGGCCTGCGGCGCCCGCTCGCCGGCGGGCAACTGA
- a CDS encoding UPF0058 family protein translates to MKKQELIHLHGLLAEVCEHYEQMAECEVEHAKYTELGIRPTSIHKSKTDHKAAVFALADGITEEMEREAEAPVSAAAD, encoded by the coding sequence ATGAAGAAGCAGGAGCTCATTCATCTCCACGGCCTGCTTGCAGAGGTTTGCGAGCATTACGAGCAGATGGCGGAGTGCGAGGTAGAGCACGCCAAGTACACCGAACTCGGTATTCGACCGACATCGATCCACAAATCGAAGACCGACCACAAGGCGGCTGTTTTTGCGCTGGCCGACGGGATCACCGAAGAGATGGAACGCGAAGCCGAGGCTCCGGTCTCGGCCGCTGCCGACTGA
- a CDS encoding DUF555 domain-containing protein — MDCRVVVEAAVPVYDVETADEAVRIAISKTGEMLNPDLNYVEINMGERTCPNCGDEREPAFIAADEGLVALELEMTVFNVERDEHASRVARKEIGQRLTNIPLEVVEVEVLEEEDDDGDAVDEPEATESQDDEEVLPEFEDLMDE; from the coding sequence ATGGACTGCCGGGTCGTCGTAGAGGCTGCCGTTCCCGTGTACGACGTCGAGACGGCCGACGAAGCCGTCCGCATCGCGATTTCGAAGACCGGTGAGATGCTCAACCCCGACCTCAACTACGTCGAGATCAACATGGGCGAGCGGACCTGTCCGAACTGCGGCGACGAACGGGAGCCGGCCTTTATCGCCGCCGACGAGGGGCTGGTCGCCCTCGAACTCGAGATGACCGTCTTCAACGTCGAGCGCGACGAACACGCCTCGCGGGTGGCCCGCAAGGAGATCGGCCAGCGGCTCACGAACATCCCGCTGGAGGTGGTCGAGGTCGAAGTGCTCGAAGAAGAGGACGACGACGGGGACGCCGTCGACGAGCCGGAGGCGACCGAGAGCCAGGACGACGAGGAGGTTCTGCCGGAGTTCGAGGATCTGATGGACGAGTAG
- a CDS encoding DNA-3-methyladenine glycosylase family protein, producing MDTGSRAVAALDGGFDLQATVESGQSYLWRRADGRMYETADAAGGDAWYHTVLPSTATETNEPEVLRVRQRDGRIEWAASTPNAYARLEELLRLDDDLDAIVAATPSDPLLERAYDAYGGMRLVRDPPFPSLISFICSAQMRVARIHGMQVALADRYGERVEFDGESYAAFPTPDRLAAATESELRDLSLGYRAPYVKRTAEMVAGGEARPGEARGLDYEDARASLTRFVGVGQKVADCVLLFSLGYLQAVPLDTWIRTAIEEHYPDCERGGYEATSRAIRERFGGEYAGYAQTYVFHYLRES from the coding sequence ATGGACACGGGGAGTCGTGCGGTCGCGGCGCTCGACGGCGGGTTCGACCTACAGGCGACCGTCGAGAGCGGGCAGTCCTACCTGTGGCGGCGGGCCGACGGCCGCATGTACGAGACGGCCGACGCCGCCGGCGGCGACGCCTGGTACCACACCGTCCTGCCGTCGACGGCGACGGAAACCAACGAACCCGAGGTGCTCCGGGTCCGGCAACGCGACGGCCGAATCGAGTGGGCAGCCTCGACGCCGAACGCCTACGCCCGACTCGAGGAGCTACTCCGCCTCGACGACGACCTCGACGCCATCGTCGCCGCGACCCCCTCCGACCCGCTCCTGGAGCGCGCCTACGACGCCTACGGGGGAATGCGACTGGTCCGGGACCCGCCCTTCCCCTCGCTGATCTCCTTCATCTGCTCGGCACAGATGCGGGTCGCCCGCATCCACGGCATGCAGGTCGCCCTGGCGGACCGCTACGGTGAGCGCGTCGAGTTCGACGGCGAATCCTACGCCGCGTTCCCGACGCCCGACCGCCTGGCGGCGGCCACCGAGTCGGAACTCCGTGACCTCTCGCTGGGCTACCGGGCGCCGTACGTCAAGCGGACCGCCGAGATGGTCGCCGGCGGCGAGGCCCGCCCCGGGGAGGCCCGCGGCCTCGACTACGAGGACGCCCGGGCGTCGCTCACCCGGTTCGTCGGCGTCGGCCAGAAGGTCGCCGACTGCGTGCTGCTGTTCTCGCTTGGCTACCTGCAGGCGGTCCCGCTGGACACCTGGATCCGGACCGCAATCGAGGAGCACTACCCCGACTGCGAGCGCGGGGGGTACGAGGCCACTTCACGGGCGATACGCGAGCGGTTCGGCGGCGAGTACGCCGGCTACGCACAGACGTACGTGTTCCACTACCTCCGCGAGTCCTGA
- a CDS encoding acylphosphatase — protein sequence MGERTRAHVFVSGTVQGVYYRANTRDTAREKGVDGWVRNLDDGRVEAVFEGDAAAVEAMVEWCHTGSQRAVVEDVEVEYTDPKGESGFEIRY from the coding sequence ATGGGCGAGCGAACTCGCGCACACGTTTTCGTCTCCGGGACGGTACAGGGCGTCTACTACCGCGCGAACACCCGCGATACGGCCCGTGAGAAGGGCGTCGACGGCTGGGTCCGGAACCTCGACGACGGCCGCGTCGAGGCCGTCTTCGAGGGCGATGCGGCGGCCGTCGAGGCGATGGTCGAGTGGTGTCACACCGGCAGCCAGCGGGCCGTCGTCGAGGACGTCGAGGTGGAGTACACGGACCCCAAGGGCGAATCGGGCTTCGAGATACGGTACTGA
- a CDS encoding NAD(P)H-hydrate dehydratase, producing the protein MISSEEMAVVDANAAALGVPRKQLMESSGNAVARVVREVADPGDAVALVCGRGNNGGDAFVTARFLSAFDVTVHLLGRAETISTTIARENWDALQSAELDAREVTDSAALSLGDPDVVVDAMLGTGVTGALREPEATAARTMNDVDATVVSVDVPSGVDADTGEAAGVAVDADHVVTFHDEKPGLESVDAAVTVADIGIPAAAERFVERGDLLRLSRDPTAHKGDFGEVRVVGGGPYTGAPALTAQAALRAGADLAYVSCPEGVAGEVQGYSENLIVDPLSGDRLAPNHVEGLLAAAGDADCVVLGPGLGDHEGTLAAVREFLAGFDGTAVVDADALQVVPDVDTDATLLCTPHQGELRKMGGETADDPGERAALVEAFAADLGATLLVKGAYDVVSDGETTRLNRTGNPGMTVGGTGDVLAGVGGAMACVLDPAGAGAVAAYANGRAGDLVVEEYGYGLTATDLLEAVPRALWPDD; encoded by the coding sequence ATGATATCGAGCGAGGAGATGGCCGTCGTCGACGCGAACGCGGCCGCGCTCGGCGTCCCCCGCAAGCAGTTGATGGAGTCGTCGGGCAACGCCGTCGCCCGGGTCGTCCGCGAGGTGGCCGACCCGGGTGACGCCGTGGCGCTGGTCTGCGGTCGGGGCAACAACGGCGGCGACGCCTTCGTGACCGCCCGCTTCCTCTCGGCGTTCGACGTCACCGTCCACCTACTGGGACGCGCGGAGACCATCTCGACGACCATCGCACGCGAGAACTGGGACGCACTGCAGTCGGCCGAACTGGACGCCCGCGAGGTGACCGACTCGGCGGCGCTCTCGCTCGGCGACCCCGACGTCGTGGTCGACGCCATGCTCGGCACCGGCGTGACGGGCGCGCTCCGGGAACCCGAAGCGACCGCCGCCCGGACGATGAACGACGTGGACGCCACCGTCGTCTCCGTGGACGTCCCCTCGGGCGTCGACGCCGATACGGGCGAGGCGGCCGGCGTCGCCGTCGATGCCGACCACGTCGTCACCTTCCACGACGAGAAACCGGGGCTGGAGTCCGTCGACGCCGCGGTGACCGTCGCAGACATCGGCATCCCGGCGGCCGCCGAGCGGTTCGTCGAACGGGGCGACCTGCTACGGCTCTCGCGGGACCCGACCGCACACAAGGGCGACTTCGGCGAGGTCCGGGTCGTCGGCGGCGGTCCCTACACCGGCGCGCCAGCGCTCACCGCGCAGGCCGCGCTCCGGGCCGGCGCCGACCTCGCGTACGTCTCCTGTCCCGAGGGCGTCGCCGGCGAGGTGCAGGGGTACAGCGAGAACCTCATCGTCGACCCGCTTTCGGGCGACCGACTCGCGCCGAACCACGTCGAGGGCCTGCTCGCGGCCGCCGGGGACGCCGACTGCGTCGTCCTCGGCCCGGGCCTCGGCGACCACGAGGGAACGCTCGCCGCCGTCCGCGAGTTCCTCGCCGGCTTCGACGGCACGGCCGTCGTCGACGCCGACGCGCTGCAGGTCGTCCCCGACGTCGACACCGACGCGACCCTGCTGTGTACGCCCCACCAGGGCGAACTCCGGAAGATGGGCGGCGAGACGGCCGACGACCCCGGCGAGCGGGCCGCCCTCGTCGAGGCCTTCGCCGCCGACCTGGGCGCGACGCTGCTGGTCAAGGGCGCCTACGACGTCGTCTCCGACGGCGAGACCACGCGGCTCAACCGGACCGGCAACCCCGGCATGACCGTCGGCGGGACCGGCGACGTCCTCGCGGGTGTCGGCGGGGCGATGGCCTGCGTCCTCGACCCGGCCGGGGCGGGCGCCGTGGCCGCCTACGCCAACGGCCGCGCGGGCGACCTCGTCGTCGAGGAGTACGGCTACGGCCTCACGGCGACCGACCTGCTGGAGGCGGTCCCGCGGGCGCTGTGGCCCGACGACTGA
- the moaC gene encoding cyclic pyranopterin monophosphate synthase MoaC: MSDESDLTHVTDDGDARMVDVGNKPVTERRAVARGEIRLRPSTVEAIAENGIEKGDVLAVARVGAIQAVKHTWESVPMCHQIPVTNVDVDFSVGDDRVGIEVAVETTGTTGCEMEALEGVTTGLNVVWDMVKAAEKDENGQYPETRITDVAVVSKEKRDP, encoded by the coding sequence ATGAGCGACGAGTCGGACCTCACCCACGTCACCGACGACGGTGACGCCCGGATGGTCGACGTCGGGAACAAGCCGGTCACGGAGCGGCGCGCGGTCGCCCGCGGCGAGATACGGCTCCGCCCCTCGACGGTCGAGGCGATAGCGGAAAACGGCATCGAGAAGGGCGACGTCCTCGCCGTCGCGCGGGTCGGCGCCATCCAGGCCGTCAAGCACACCTGGGAGTCGGTGCCGATGTGCCACCAGATTCCCGTCACGAACGTCGATGTCGACTTTTCGGTCGGCGACGACCGGGTCGGAATCGAGGTGGCCGTCGAGACCACCGGCACGACCGGGTGCGAGATGGAGGCCCTGGAGGGCGTCACGACCGGCCTGAATGTCGTCTGGGACATGGTCAAGGCCGCCGAGAAGGACGAAAACGGACAGTACCCCGAGACCCGCATCACCGACGTGGCGGTCGTCTCGAAGGAAAAGAGAGACCCCTGA
- the hflX gene encoding GTPase HflX, protein MTGTNGRAVVAKRVDDGHPDTEEIRDLARAAGYTVAGEVTQTRTEDPALCLGEGKVAELADRVAATDATAVIFDNRLGPYQTYNLGTKLPTGVEVVDRFRLILDIFGQRARTKKAQLQVELAELRYELPRAEAKASLAKRDERPGFMGLGEYDESRERDIKAQISRISDELERIEETEQHRREQRRESGFDLVALAGYTNAGKSTLLRRLAEDVDIDENEGLHPDLDSTAESEDRLFTTLGTTTRRAAFDRRNVLVTDTVGFISDLPHWLVESFKSTLSEVYRADLVLLVVDVSDPIEEIREKLVTCHDTLYERNEAPIVTVLNKIDAVDDEELERKREALSALAPNPVAISAKEGDAVDALRERIDRELPDWRRERLVVPMTDDTMSFVSWVHDHAAVEDVDYGEQVTIDFEARPAVVEQARAKASDLTVAPAE, encoded by the coding sequence GTGACAGGGACAAACGGCAGGGCGGTCGTCGCCAAACGGGTCGACGACGGCCACCCGGACACCGAGGAGATACGTGATCTGGCGCGGGCGGCCGGCTACACCGTCGCCGGCGAGGTGACGCAGACGCGGACGGAGGATCCCGCGCTCTGTCTCGGGGAGGGCAAGGTTGCCGAGCTGGCCGACCGCGTCGCCGCGACGGACGCGACGGCCGTGATATTCGACAACCGGCTCGGTCCCTACCAGACCTACAACCTGGGGACGAAGCTACCGACGGGCGTCGAGGTGGTCGACCGGTTCCGGCTCATCCTCGACATCTTCGGGCAGCGCGCCCGGACGAAGAAGGCCCAGTTACAGGTCGAACTGGCCGAACTCCGGTACGAACTCCCGCGGGCGGAGGCGAAGGCATCGCTCGCCAAGCGGGACGAGCGCCCGGGGTTCATGGGGCTGGGCGAGTACGACGAGTCCCGCGAGCGGGACATCAAGGCCCAGATAAGCCGCATCAGCGACGAACTGGAACGCATCGAGGAGACCGAACAGCACCGCCGCGAGCAGCGCCGGGAGTCGGGGTTCGACCTCGTGGCGCTGGCCGGCTACACCAACGCCGGCAAGTCGACGCTGCTGCGCCGCCTGGCCGAAGACGTCGACATCGACGAGAACGAGGGACTGCATCCGGACCTCGACTCGACGGCCGAGTCCGAAGACCGGCTGTTCACCACGCTCGGGACGACCACCCGCCGGGCGGCGTTCGACCGCCGGAACGTGCTCGTGACCGACACCGTCGGGTTCATCTCCGATTTGCCTCACTGGCTCGTCGAGTCGTTCAAGTCGACGCTCTCGGAGGTGTACCGGGCCGACCTCGTTCTCCTGGTCGTCGACGTCTCCGACCCCATCGAGGAGATACGCGAGAAACTGGTGACGTGTCACGACACGCTCTACGAGCGCAACGAGGCGCCCATCGTCACCGTCCTCAACAAAATCGACGCCGTCGACGACGAGGAACTGGAGCGCAAGCGGGAGGCGCTGTCGGCGCTGGCGCCGAACCCCGTCGCCATCAGCGCGAAGGAGGGCGACGCCGTCGACGCGCTCCGGGAGCGCATCGACCGCGAGTTGCCCGACTGGCGCCGCGAGCGGCTTGTCGTCCCGATGACCGACGACACGATGAGCTTCGTCTCGTGGGTCCACGACCACGCCGCGGTCGAGGACGTCGACTACGGGGAGCAGGTCACCATCGACTTCGAGGCCCGGCCAGCGGTCGTCGAGCAGGCCAGAGCGAAGGCCAGCGACCTCACCGTCGCGCCCGCGGAGTAG
- a CDS encoding ribosome assembly factor SBDS translates to MISLDEAVTARLESHGERFEVLVDPDAALAIKRGEFDGDLEEVIAAEDVFEDASSGDRPPESALEEVFGTTEPLEIIPEVIERGEIQITAEQRREMQEQKHKQLINQIARNAVNPQMDDAPHPPERIERALEEAGFQVDPMEPVENQVDDALDALRPVIPIRFDEVVMAVQVPADYAGSAQAQIRQFGDLQDEEWQSDGSWVGVLKFPAGLQNEFYDLVNEHTSGEAETRVVKDEDEIGTR, encoded by the coding sequence ATGATATCACTCGACGAGGCGGTGACCGCCCGCCTGGAATCGCACGGCGAGCGGTTCGAGGTACTGGTCGACCCGGACGCGGCCCTCGCCATCAAGCGCGGCGAGTTCGACGGCGACCTCGAGGAGGTCATCGCCGCCGAGGACGTCTTCGAAGACGCCTCCAGCGGTGACCGCCCGCCCGAGAGCGCTCTCGAGGAGGTGTTCGGGACCACCGAGCCGCTGGAGATCATCCCGGAGGTCATCGAGCGCGGCGAGATACAGATCACGGCCGAGCAGCGCCGCGAGATGCAGGAACAGAAGCACAAACAGCTCATCAACCAGATCGCCCGCAACGCGGTCAACCCCCAGATGGACGACGCGCCGCACCCGCCCGAGCGCATCGAGCGCGCCCTGGAGGAGGCCGGCTTCCAGGTCGACCCGATGGAACCCGTCGAGAACCAGGTCGACGACGCCCTGGATGCGCTGCGGCCCGTCATCCCCATCCGGTTCGACGAGGTGGTGATGGCGGTGCAGGTACCGGCCGACTACGCCGGCAGTGCACAGGCGCAAATCCGGCAGTTCGGCGACCTGCAGGATGAGGAGTGGCAGTCCGACGGTTCGTGGGTCGGCGTCCTGAAGTTCCCCGCGGGCCTGCAAAACGAGTTCTACGACCTCGTCAACGAACACACCAGCGGCGAGGCCGAGACCCGCGTCGTCAAGGACGAGGACGAGATTGGGACGCGGTGA
- the psmA gene encoding archaeal proteasome endopeptidase complex subunit alpha, which yields MQGQSQQQAYDRGITIFSPDGRLYQVEYAREAVKRGTASIGIRTPEGVVLAVDKRIRSPLMERTSVEKIHKADDHVGIASAGHVADARQLIDFARRQAQVNQLRYGEPIGVETLTKAVTDHIQQYTQVGGARPFGVALIIGGIEDGEPRLYETDPSGTPYEWQALAVGADRGEIEDYLEANYEAEMTLEEGVGLALAALASVNDGGLAPEGIGVATIPTETATFEELSDEETREYLEANDLLDTDEE from the coding sequence ATGCAGGGACAATCGCAGCAGCAGGCGTACGACCGGGGGATAACCATCTTCTCGCCGGACGGCCGCCTGTACCAGGTCGAGTACGCACGAGAGGCGGTAAAACGAGGCACGGCGTCCATCGGCATTCGAACGCCCGAGGGCGTGGTGCTTGCGGTCGACAAGCGCATCCGTAGCCCGCTGATGGAGCGGACGAGCGTCGAGAAGATCCACAAGGCCGACGACCACGTCGGCATCGCCAGCGCCGGCCACGTCGCCGACGCCCGCCAGCTCATCGACTTCGCGCGGCGGCAGGCGCAGGTCAACCAGCTTCGCTACGGCGAGCCGATCGGCGTCGAGACGCTGACGAAGGCCGTCACCGACCACATCCAGCAGTACACCCAGGTCGGCGGCGCCCGACCGTTCGGTGTCGCGCTCATCATCGGCGGCATCGAGGACGGCGAGCCGCGCCTCTACGAGACGGACCCCTCGGGGACGCCCTACGAGTGGCAGGCGCTCGCGGTCGGCGCCGACCGCGGCGAAATCGAGGACTACCTCGAGGCCAACTACGAGGCCGAGATGACGCTGGAGGAGGGCGTCGGGCTGGCGCTGGCGGCGCTGGCGTCGGTCAACGACGGCGGACTCGCCCCGGAGGGCATCGGCGTCGCCACCATCCCCACCGAAACCGCGACCTTCGAGGAACTCTCCGACGAGGAGACCCGCGAGTACCTCGAGGCCAACGACCTGCTGGATACCGACGAGGAGTAA